The following coding sequences lie in one Heliangelus exortis chromosome 6, bHelExo1.hap1, whole genome shotgun sequence genomic window:
- the DTX3L gene encoding E3 ubiquitin-protein ligase DTX3L isoform X3 encodes MAAESVLVRLSPAPGRGENLQRKIQLYFQSAKQSGGGECQVLPGPEAGTYWVHFQQERDKKRVESRRDHVLQIGDKQLEIIIQAGEGELSKSRYAEQASPSHDVPSSSSPAQQEQPAAKGSEDKAKEVLTKKIFLTVSATLNTSMFTVQQREKITTVCPNLKREGNLDIDGFEKLTGDFADIEEAYSYFKGILADNDPNYDFSHSESKKGLEEANGPNTEETDDLVVVSSLYEYFSHACKEKIKQLWERFGVYIRSKDLGNGNTSVCLLSDGSPASIEEAQDFFIRAYHESVKDLKQEIIPITNSGMLNDIIMNLNTKFSNLLVREEENQLLLRGPPTLISAAKRFLSERGENGQAEKNMKISSELYEYRNGIEVDASVFKLLETILSKEMEDIQEKFDTVIEKEGSSYGQKTLIVFRPRIKTCCDMSSHAAESFINAFQNACAMLREKPIILKLSEKQKERLSMLLNGKQLEGLHVKLKKQEDKLILTGLPNHLCAAEKHIMEFLDIEDSTQTQNRTSLSSDLRRQERKAEKKYNDRQKNHLSSEGQSQANTDEEGKDKCPICMERIKNKEKMKKCNHEFCKACITQALAYRPNCPICKTIHGPMEGNQPEGTMSVSTLSSSLPGYPNCGTILITYVMKGGIQTSKHPNPGRHFVGTTRMAYLPDNEEGQEILHLLRRAFDQKLIFTVGRSCTTGRENVITWNDIHHKTSMVGGPSNYGYPDPDYLQRVRLELKERGIE; translated from the exons ATGGCGGCAGAGTCGGTGCTGGTGCGGCTCAGCCCCGCGCCCGGCCGAGGCGAGAATCTGCAGCGCAAGATCCAGCTGTACTTCCAGTCAGCCAAGCAGTCGGGGGGAGGCGAGTGCCAGGTTCTGCCAGGACCCGAGGCCGGTACCTACTGGGTGCATTTCCAGCAGGAGCGAG ATAAGAAGAGAGTGGAATCCCGCAGGGATCACGTCCTGCAAATCGGTGACAAACAGCTGGAGATAATCATCCAGGCGGGAGAAGGGGAGCTGAGCAAGAGCCGGTATGCAGAGCAAGCCTCCCCCAGCCACGACgtcccttccagctcttccccagctcagcaggagcagccGGCAGCCAAAGGCTCTGAAGACAAGGCAAAAGAAGTCCTTACCAAAAAG ATATTTCTTACAGTATCTGCGACTTTGAATACCAGTATGTTCACTGTacagcagagggagaaaattaCCACTGTATGtccaaatttaaaaagagaaggaaatcttGATATCGATGGCTTTGAGAAACTGACGGGAGATTTTGCAGATATTGAAGAAGCTTATTCTTATTTTAAGGGTATCCTTGCAGACAATGACCCAAACTATGATTTTTCACATTCTGAAAGTAAGAAGGGTCTGGAAGAAGCAAATGGTCCAAATACTGAAGAAACTGATGATCTTGTAGTTGTGTCATCTCTATATGAATATTTCAGTCATGCTTGCAAAGAGAAAATCAAACAACTGTGGGAACGTTTTGGAGTGTATATAAGAAGTAAAGATCTTGGCAATGGGAACACGTCAGTATGCCTCCTTTCTGATGGAAGTCCTGCATCTATAGAAGAAGCTCAAGATTTTTTTATCAGAGCTTATCATGAAAGTGTGAAAGATCTGAAACAGGAAATAATTCCCATAACAAACAGTGGCATGTTAAATGACATAATAATGAATTTAAATACTAAGTTTAGCAATCTCCTAGTCAGAGAGGAAGAGAATCAGTTGCTACTCCGTGGTCCACCTACTTTGATTTCAGCTGCCAAAAGATTTCTCTCAGAGCGAGGTGAGAATGGTCAAGCtgaaaagaatatgaaaatatcATCTGAACTGTATGAATACAGGAATGGAATCGAAGTTGATGCTTCTGTGTTTAAATTGTTGGAAACAATACTAAGCAAAGAAATGGAAGACATTCAAGAAAAATTTGATACAGTGATAGAAAAAGAAGGCAGTTCATATGGCCAGAAGACATTAATAGTATTTAGGCCTAGGATTAAAACTTGTTGTGATATGTCTTCACATGCTGCTGAAAGTTTCATCAATGCATTTCAGAATGCCTGTGCAATGTTAAGAGAGAAACCCATCATCTTgaagctttcagaaaagcagaaggaaagattAAGTATGCTACTTAATGGAAAACAATTGGAAGGTCTGCATGTAAAACTTAAGAAGCAGGAAGACAAGCTAATTTTAACAGGTTTACCAAACCAtctttgtgctgctgaaaagcaCATCATGGAGTTTCTTGACATTGAAGACTCGACACAAACTCAAAATAGAACATCACTGTCCTCTGATCTCAGGCgtcaagaaagaaaagctgagaagaaaTACAATGACAGGCAAAAGAACCATCTTTCTTCTGAAGGGCAGTCTCAGGCAAATACAGATGAAGAAGGCAAAGACAAGTGTCCAATTTGCATGgagagaattaaaaacaaagaaaagatgaaaaagtgcAATCATGAATTTTGCAAAGCTTGTATTACCCAGGCCCTGGCTTATAGACCTAATTGTCCTATTTGTAAAACAATCCATGGACCCATGGAAGGAAATCAACCAGAGGGAACAATGTCAGTTTCAACTTTGTCTTCTTCTCTCCCTGGTTACCCCAATTGTGGTACTATTTTGATTACGTATGTTATGAAAGGTGGTATTCAAACT AGCAAGCATCCAAACCCAGGGAGACATTTTGTTGGAACTACTCGAATGGCATATTTACCTGACAATGAGGAAGGGCAAGAAATTCTGCATCTCCTCAGAAGAGCCTTTGATCAAAAATTGATTTTCACAGTGGGGCGCTCATGTACTACTGGTAGAGAAAATGTTATCACATGGAATGATATTCATCACAAAACATCCATGGTGGGAGGACCTTCCAA ttaTGGTTACCCTGATCCTGATTATCTGCAGCGGGTTCGATTAGaactgaaagaaagaggaatTGAATAA
- the DTX3L gene encoding E3 ubiquitin-protein ligase DTX3L isoform X2: MAAESVLVRLSPAPGRGENLQRKIQLYFQSAKQSGGGECQVLPGPEAGTYWVHFQQERDKKRVESRRDHVLQIGDKQLEIIIQAGEGELSKSRYAEQASPSHDVPSSSSPAQQEQPAAKGSEDKAKEVLTKKIFLTVSATLNTSMFTVQQREKITTVCPNLKREGNLDIDGFEKLTGDFADIEEAYSYFKGILADNDPNYDFSHSESKKGLEEANGPNTEETDDLVVVSSLYEYFSHACKEKIKQLWERFGVYIRSKDLGNGNTSVCLLSDGSPASIEEAQDFFIRAYHESVKDLKQEIIPITNSGMLNDIIMNLNTKFSNLLVREEENQLLLRGPPTLISAAKRFLSERGENGQAEKNMKISSELYEYRNGIEVDASVFKLLETILSKEMEDIQEKFDTVIEKEGSSYGQKTLIVFRPRIKTCCDMSSHAAESFINAFQNACAMLREKPIILKLSEKQKERLSMLLNGKQLEGLHVKLKKQEDKLILTGLPNHLCAAEKHIMEFLDIEDSTQTQNRTSLSSDLRRQERKAEKKYNDRQKNHLSSEGQSQANTDEEGKDKCPICMERIKNKEKMKKCNHEFCKACITQALAYRPNCPICKTIHGPMEGNQPEGTMSVSTLSSSLPGYPNCGTILITYVMKGGIQTSKHPNPGRHFVGTTRMAYLPDNEEGQEILHLLRRAFDQKLIFTVGRSCTTGRENVITWNDIHHKTSMTTITFTSLDSWNKDELSLQLPPQAIHSSLWLP, translated from the exons ATGGCGGCAGAGTCGGTGCTGGTGCGGCTCAGCCCCGCGCCCGGCCGAGGCGAGAATCTGCAGCGCAAGATCCAGCTGTACTTCCAGTCAGCCAAGCAGTCGGGGGGAGGCGAGTGCCAGGTTCTGCCAGGACCCGAGGCCGGTACCTACTGGGTGCATTTCCAGCAGGAGCGAG ATAAGAAGAGAGTGGAATCCCGCAGGGATCACGTCCTGCAAATCGGTGACAAACAGCTGGAGATAATCATCCAGGCGGGAGAAGGGGAGCTGAGCAAGAGCCGGTATGCAGAGCAAGCCTCCCCCAGCCACGACgtcccttccagctcttccccagctcagcaggagcagccGGCAGCCAAAGGCTCTGAAGACAAGGCAAAAGAAGTCCTTACCAAAAAG ATATTTCTTACAGTATCTGCGACTTTGAATACCAGTATGTTCACTGTacagcagagggagaaaattaCCACTGTATGtccaaatttaaaaagagaaggaaatcttGATATCGATGGCTTTGAGAAACTGACGGGAGATTTTGCAGATATTGAAGAAGCTTATTCTTATTTTAAGGGTATCCTTGCAGACAATGACCCAAACTATGATTTTTCACATTCTGAAAGTAAGAAGGGTCTGGAAGAAGCAAATGGTCCAAATACTGAAGAAACTGATGATCTTGTAGTTGTGTCATCTCTATATGAATATTTCAGTCATGCTTGCAAAGAGAAAATCAAACAACTGTGGGAACGTTTTGGAGTGTATATAAGAAGTAAAGATCTTGGCAATGGGAACACGTCAGTATGCCTCCTTTCTGATGGAAGTCCTGCATCTATAGAAGAAGCTCAAGATTTTTTTATCAGAGCTTATCATGAAAGTGTGAAAGATCTGAAACAGGAAATAATTCCCATAACAAACAGTGGCATGTTAAATGACATAATAATGAATTTAAATACTAAGTTTAGCAATCTCCTAGTCAGAGAGGAAGAGAATCAGTTGCTACTCCGTGGTCCACCTACTTTGATTTCAGCTGCCAAAAGATTTCTCTCAGAGCGAGGTGAGAATGGTCAAGCtgaaaagaatatgaaaatatcATCTGAACTGTATGAATACAGGAATGGAATCGAAGTTGATGCTTCTGTGTTTAAATTGTTGGAAACAATACTAAGCAAAGAAATGGAAGACATTCAAGAAAAATTTGATACAGTGATAGAAAAAGAAGGCAGTTCATATGGCCAGAAGACATTAATAGTATTTAGGCCTAGGATTAAAACTTGTTGTGATATGTCTTCACATGCTGCTGAAAGTTTCATCAATGCATTTCAGAATGCCTGTGCAATGTTAAGAGAGAAACCCATCATCTTgaagctttcagaaaagcagaaggaaagattAAGTATGCTACTTAATGGAAAACAATTGGAAGGTCTGCATGTAAAACTTAAGAAGCAGGAAGACAAGCTAATTTTAACAGGTTTACCAAACCAtctttgtgctgctgaaaagcaCATCATGGAGTTTCTTGACATTGAAGACTCGACACAAACTCAAAATAGAACATCACTGTCCTCTGATCTCAGGCgtcaagaaagaaaagctgagaagaaaTACAATGACAGGCAAAAGAACCATCTTTCTTCTGAAGGGCAGTCTCAGGCAAATACAGATGAAGAAGGCAAAGACAAGTGTCCAATTTGCATGgagagaattaaaaacaaagaaaagatgaaaaagtgcAATCATGAATTTTGCAAAGCTTGTATTACCCAGGCCCTGGCTTATAGACCTAATTGTCCTATTTGTAAAACAATCCATGGACCCATGGAAGGAAATCAACCAGAGGGAACAATGTCAGTTTCAACTTTGTCTTCTTCTCTCCCTGGTTACCCCAATTGTGGTACTATTTTGATTACGTATGTTATGAAAGGTGGTATTCAAACT AGCAAGCATCCAAACCCAGGGAGACATTTTGTTGGAACTACTCGAATGGCATATTTACCTGACAATGAGGAAGGGCAAGAAATTCTGCATCTCCTCAGAAGAGCCTTTGATCAAAAATTGATTTTCACAGTGGGGCGCTCATGTACTACTGGTAGAGAAAATGTTATCACATGGAATGATATTCATCACAAAACATCCATG ACTACAATTACTTTCACCAGTTTGGACAGTTGGAACAAGGATGAGCTTAGTCTTCAGTTGCCCCCCCAAGCCATTCATTCATCA ttaTGGTTACCCTGA
- the DTX3L gene encoding E3 ubiquitin-protein ligase DTX3L isoform X1, translating to MAAESVLVRLSPAPGRGENLQRKIQLYFQSAKQSGGGECQVLPGPEAGTYWVHFQQERDKKRVESRRDHVLQIGDKQLEIIIQAGEGELSKSRYAEQASPSHDVPSSSSPAQQEQPAAKGSEDKAKEVLTKKIFLTVSATLNTSMFTVQQREKITTVCPNLKREGNLDIDGFEKLTGDFADIEEAYSYFKGILADNDPNYDFSHSESKKGLEEANGPNTEETDDLVVVSSLYEYFSHACKEKIKQLWERFGVYIRSKDLGNGNTSVCLLSDGSPASIEEAQDFFIRAYHESVKDLKQEIIPITNSGMLNDIIMNLNTKFSNLLVREEENQLLLRGPPTLISAAKRFLSERGENGQAEKNMKISSELYEYRNGIEVDASVFKLLETILSKEMEDIQEKFDTVIEKEGSSYGQKTLIVFRPRIKTCCDMSSHAAESFINAFQNACAMLREKPIILKLSEKQKERLSMLLNGKQLEGLHVKLKKQEDKLILTGLPNHLCAAEKHIMEFLDIEDSTQTQNRTSLSSDLRRQERKAEKKYNDRQKNHLSSEGQSQANTDEEGKDKCPICMERIKNKEKMKKCNHEFCKACITQALAYRPNCPICKTIHGPMEGNQPEGTMSVSTLSSSLPGYPNCGTILITYVMKGGIQTSKHPNPGRHFVGTTRMAYLPDNEEGQEILHLLRRAFDQKLIFTVGRSCTTGRENVITWNDIHHKTSMVGGPSKLQLLSPVWTVGTRMSLVFSCPPKPFIHHYGYPDPDYLQRVRLELKERGIE from the exons ATGGCGGCAGAGTCGGTGCTGGTGCGGCTCAGCCCCGCGCCCGGCCGAGGCGAGAATCTGCAGCGCAAGATCCAGCTGTACTTCCAGTCAGCCAAGCAGTCGGGGGGAGGCGAGTGCCAGGTTCTGCCAGGACCCGAGGCCGGTACCTACTGGGTGCATTTCCAGCAGGAGCGAG ATAAGAAGAGAGTGGAATCCCGCAGGGATCACGTCCTGCAAATCGGTGACAAACAGCTGGAGATAATCATCCAGGCGGGAGAAGGGGAGCTGAGCAAGAGCCGGTATGCAGAGCAAGCCTCCCCCAGCCACGACgtcccttccagctcttccccagctcagcaggagcagccGGCAGCCAAAGGCTCTGAAGACAAGGCAAAAGAAGTCCTTACCAAAAAG ATATTTCTTACAGTATCTGCGACTTTGAATACCAGTATGTTCACTGTacagcagagggagaaaattaCCACTGTATGtccaaatttaaaaagagaaggaaatcttGATATCGATGGCTTTGAGAAACTGACGGGAGATTTTGCAGATATTGAAGAAGCTTATTCTTATTTTAAGGGTATCCTTGCAGACAATGACCCAAACTATGATTTTTCACATTCTGAAAGTAAGAAGGGTCTGGAAGAAGCAAATGGTCCAAATACTGAAGAAACTGATGATCTTGTAGTTGTGTCATCTCTATATGAATATTTCAGTCATGCTTGCAAAGAGAAAATCAAACAACTGTGGGAACGTTTTGGAGTGTATATAAGAAGTAAAGATCTTGGCAATGGGAACACGTCAGTATGCCTCCTTTCTGATGGAAGTCCTGCATCTATAGAAGAAGCTCAAGATTTTTTTATCAGAGCTTATCATGAAAGTGTGAAAGATCTGAAACAGGAAATAATTCCCATAACAAACAGTGGCATGTTAAATGACATAATAATGAATTTAAATACTAAGTTTAGCAATCTCCTAGTCAGAGAGGAAGAGAATCAGTTGCTACTCCGTGGTCCACCTACTTTGATTTCAGCTGCCAAAAGATTTCTCTCAGAGCGAGGTGAGAATGGTCAAGCtgaaaagaatatgaaaatatcATCTGAACTGTATGAATACAGGAATGGAATCGAAGTTGATGCTTCTGTGTTTAAATTGTTGGAAACAATACTAAGCAAAGAAATGGAAGACATTCAAGAAAAATTTGATACAGTGATAGAAAAAGAAGGCAGTTCATATGGCCAGAAGACATTAATAGTATTTAGGCCTAGGATTAAAACTTGTTGTGATATGTCTTCACATGCTGCTGAAAGTTTCATCAATGCATTTCAGAATGCCTGTGCAATGTTAAGAGAGAAACCCATCATCTTgaagctttcagaaaagcagaaggaaagattAAGTATGCTACTTAATGGAAAACAATTGGAAGGTCTGCATGTAAAACTTAAGAAGCAGGAAGACAAGCTAATTTTAACAGGTTTACCAAACCAtctttgtgctgctgaaaagcaCATCATGGAGTTTCTTGACATTGAAGACTCGACACAAACTCAAAATAGAACATCACTGTCCTCTGATCTCAGGCgtcaagaaagaaaagctgagaagaaaTACAATGACAGGCAAAAGAACCATCTTTCTTCTGAAGGGCAGTCTCAGGCAAATACAGATGAAGAAGGCAAAGACAAGTGTCCAATTTGCATGgagagaattaaaaacaaagaaaagatgaaaaagtgcAATCATGAATTTTGCAAAGCTTGTATTACCCAGGCCCTGGCTTATAGACCTAATTGTCCTATTTGTAAAACAATCCATGGACCCATGGAAGGAAATCAACCAGAGGGAACAATGTCAGTTTCAACTTTGTCTTCTTCTCTCCCTGGTTACCCCAATTGTGGTACTATTTTGATTACGTATGTTATGAAAGGTGGTATTCAAACT AGCAAGCATCCAAACCCAGGGAGACATTTTGTTGGAACTACTCGAATGGCATATTTACCTGACAATGAGGAAGGGCAAGAAATTCTGCATCTCCTCAGAAGAGCCTTTGATCAAAAATTGATTTTCACAGTGGGGCGCTCATGTACTACTGGTAGAGAAAATGTTATCACATGGAATGATATTCATCACAAAACATCCATGGTGGGAGGACCTTCCAA ACTACAATTACTTTCACCAGTTTGGACAGTTGGAACAAGGATGAGCTTAGTCTTCAGTTGCCCCCCCAAGCCATTCATTCATCA ttaTGGTTACCCTGATCCTGATTATCTGCAGCGGGTTCGATTAGaactgaaagaaagaggaatTGAATAA
- the DTX3L gene encoding E3 ubiquitin-protein ligase DTX3L isoform X5, whose product MAAESVLVRLSPAPGRGENLQRKIQLYFQSAKQSGGGECQVLPGPEAGTYWVHFQQERDKKRVESRRDHVLQIGDKQLEIIIQAGEGELSKSRYAEQASPSHDVPSSSSPAQQEQPAAKGSEDKAKEVLTKKIFLTVSATLNTSMFTVQQREKITTVCPNLKREGNLDIDGFEKLTGDFADIEEAYSYFKGILADNDPNYDFSHSESKKGLEEANGPNTEETDDLVVVSSLYEYFSHACKEKIKQLWERFGVYIRSKDLGNGNTSVCLLSDGSPASIEEAQDFFIRAYHESVKDLKQEIIPITNSGMLNDIIMNLNTKFSNLLVREEENQLLLRGPPTLISAAKRFLSERGENGQAEKNMKISSELYEYRNGIEVDASVFKLLETILSKEMEDIQEKFDTVIEKEGSSYGQKTLIVFRPRIKTCCDMSSHAAESFINAFQNACAMLREKPIILKLSEKQKERLSMLLNGKQLEGLHVKLKKQEDKLILTGLPNHLCAAEKHIMEFLDIEDSTQTQNRTSLSSDLRRQERKAEKKYNDRQKNHLSSEGQSQANTDEEGKDKCPICMERIKNKEKMKKCNHEFCKACITQALAYRPNCPICKTIHGPMEGNQPEGTMSVSTLSSSLPGYPNCGTILITYVMKGGIQTSKHPNPGRHFVGTTRMAYLPDNEEGQEILHLLRRAFDQKLIFTVGRSCTTGRENVITWNDIHHKTSMLWLP is encoded by the exons ATGGCGGCAGAGTCGGTGCTGGTGCGGCTCAGCCCCGCGCCCGGCCGAGGCGAGAATCTGCAGCGCAAGATCCAGCTGTACTTCCAGTCAGCCAAGCAGTCGGGGGGAGGCGAGTGCCAGGTTCTGCCAGGACCCGAGGCCGGTACCTACTGGGTGCATTTCCAGCAGGAGCGAG ATAAGAAGAGAGTGGAATCCCGCAGGGATCACGTCCTGCAAATCGGTGACAAACAGCTGGAGATAATCATCCAGGCGGGAGAAGGGGAGCTGAGCAAGAGCCGGTATGCAGAGCAAGCCTCCCCCAGCCACGACgtcccttccagctcttccccagctcagcaggagcagccGGCAGCCAAAGGCTCTGAAGACAAGGCAAAAGAAGTCCTTACCAAAAAG ATATTTCTTACAGTATCTGCGACTTTGAATACCAGTATGTTCACTGTacagcagagggagaaaattaCCACTGTATGtccaaatttaaaaagagaaggaaatcttGATATCGATGGCTTTGAGAAACTGACGGGAGATTTTGCAGATATTGAAGAAGCTTATTCTTATTTTAAGGGTATCCTTGCAGACAATGACCCAAACTATGATTTTTCACATTCTGAAAGTAAGAAGGGTCTGGAAGAAGCAAATGGTCCAAATACTGAAGAAACTGATGATCTTGTAGTTGTGTCATCTCTATATGAATATTTCAGTCATGCTTGCAAAGAGAAAATCAAACAACTGTGGGAACGTTTTGGAGTGTATATAAGAAGTAAAGATCTTGGCAATGGGAACACGTCAGTATGCCTCCTTTCTGATGGAAGTCCTGCATCTATAGAAGAAGCTCAAGATTTTTTTATCAGAGCTTATCATGAAAGTGTGAAAGATCTGAAACAGGAAATAATTCCCATAACAAACAGTGGCATGTTAAATGACATAATAATGAATTTAAATACTAAGTTTAGCAATCTCCTAGTCAGAGAGGAAGAGAATCAGTTGCTACTCCGTGGTCCACCTACTTTGATTTCAGCTGCCAAAAGATTTCTCTCAGAGCGAGGTGAGAATGGTCAAGCtgaaaagaatatgaaaatatcATCTGAACTGTATGAATACAGGAATGGAATCGAAGTTGATGCTTCTGTGTTTAAATTGTTGGAAACAATACTAAGCAAAGAAATGGAAGACATTCAAGAAAAATTTGATACAGTGATAGAAAAAGAAGGCAGTTCATATGGCCAGAAGACATTAATAGTATTTAGGCCTAGGATTAAAACTTGTTGTGATATGTCTTCACATGCTGCTGAAAGTTTCATCAATGCATTTCAGAATGCCTGTGCAATGTTAAGAGAGAAACCCATCATCTTgaagctttcagaaaagcagaaggaaagattAAGTATGCTACTTAATGGAAAACAATTGGAAGGTCTGCATGTAAAACTTAAGAAGCAGGAAGACAAGCTAATTTTAACAGGTTTACCAAACCAtctttgtgctgctgaaaagcaCATCATGGAGTTTCTTGACATTGAAGACTCGACACAAACTCAAAATAGAACATCACTGTCCTCTGATCTCAGGCgtcaagaaagaaaagctgagaagaaaTACAATGACAGGCAAAAGAACCATCTTTCTTCTGAAGGGCAGTCTCAGGCAAATACAGATGAAGAAGGCAAAGACAAGTGTCCAATTTGCATGgagagaattaaaaacaaagaaaagatgaaaaagtgcAATCATGAATTTTGCAAAGCTTGTATTACCCAGGCCCTGGCTTATAGACCTAATTGTCCTATTTGTAAAACAATCCATGGACCCATGGAAGGAAATCAACCAGAGGGAACAATGTCAGTTTCAACTTTGTCTTCTTCTCTCCCTGGTTACCCCAATTGTGGTACTATTTTGATTACGTATGTTATGAAAGGTGGTATTCAAACT AGCAAGCATCCAAACCCAGGGAGACATTTTGTTGGAACTACTCGAATGGCATATTTACCTGACAATGAGGAAGGGCAAGAAATTCTGCATCTCCTCAGAAGAGCCTTTGATCAAAAATTGATTTTCACAGTGGGGCGCTCATGTACTACTGGTAGAGAAAATGTTATCACATGGAATGATATTCATCACAAAACATCCATG ttaTGGTTACCCTGA